Within Metabacillus sp. KUDC1714, the genomic segment GGACAAGGCTACGATGTTCATCAATTAGTTGAAGGTCGCCCTTTAATAATTGGTGGGATTGAAATTCCGTATGAAAAAGGATTGTTAGGTCATTCAGATGCGGATGTTTTATTACATACTGTTGCAGATGCTTGTTTAGGAGCAATTGCAGAAGGAGACATCGGAAAACATTTTCCTGATACCGATCCAAACTTCAAGGATGCAGATTCGGCTAAGTTACTAATCCATGTTTGGAAGCTTGTAAAAGAAAGAGGATATGAGTTAGGAAACATAGACTGTACAATCATCGCGCAAAAACCGAAAATGGCTCCACATATAGGTAACATGAGAGAACGTATCGCTGAATTGCTTGAAGCAGATATTTCCCAGGTGAATGTGAAGGCAACAACAACAGAAAAGCTAGGCTTTACCGGCAGACAAGAAGGGATTGCGTCACAGGCAACGGTTTTGATTCAGAAACGAAAGTAAGTTGATTTATTTTTTTGTATCTTATTATTTTTGGTGATAAAATTAATTCTGGCCAATTTAATAATTTGGGAAAAGGATATACAAGTTCATACAAAGGGATTCCTTTCAAAAGGTTAAATTAGTGATAAATTCATAGAAAATTGTGGAGGTTTACGATATGGCAAATGAAGTAAGGGTACGTTATGCCCCAAGTCCTACTGGGCATTTACATATTGGAAATGCGAGAACGGCATTATTTAACTATCTATTCGCAAAAAATCAAGGCGGGAAATTCATTGTCCGTATTGAAGATACCGATAAAAAGCGAAATATTGAAGGTGGAGAAGAAAGTCAATTAAAGTATTTAAAGTGGCTTGGAATTGACTGGGATGAGAGTGTAGATGTTGGTGGAGAGTATGGCCCATACCGCCAGTCTGAAAGAAATGAAATCTATAAGAAATATTATGAGCAACTACTAGAAAAAGGTTTGGCTTATAAATGCTATTGTACAGAAGAGGAATTGGAAAAAGAACGTGAGGAACAAATTGCTCGTGGTGAGACACCACAGTATTCTGGAAAGCATGCGGACATAACAGTCGAAGAGCAAAAGAGCCTTGAAGATCAAGGGTTACAGCCGAGCATTCGATTTAGAGTTCCAGCAAATAGAGAATTTCGCTTCAAAGATATGGTGAAAGGTGACATTTCATTTGAATCAGAAGGTATGGGTGACTTCGTTATTGTCAAAAAAGATGGTACACCTACCTATAATTTTGCGGTAGCAGTTGATGATCACTTAATGGAAATTTCTCATGTATTACGTGGCGAAGATCATATTTCGAATACACCAAAGCAAATCATGATTTATGAAGCCTTTGGATGGGATGTTCCTGTATTCGGACATATGACGTTAATTGTCAATGAAAATCGTAAAAAGCTAAGTAAACGAGACGAATCAATTATTCAATTTATTGAGCAATATGAGGAACTAGGTTACCTTTCAGATGCCTTATTTAACTTTATTGCTCTTCTTGGTTGGTCTCCAGGTGGAGAAGAAGAGGTATATAATAAAGAGCAACTAATTGAAATTTTTGATCCTGCTCGTTTATCCAAATCTCCTGCTGTTTTTGACACACAAAAGCTTGCTTGGATGAATAACCAATATATTAAGCAATTAGAGTTAGACGTACTTATTTCTCTATCTTTACCACACTTAATAAAAGCTGGTAAAGTATCGGATAATATGAGTGAGGAAGAAGCTGAAAGAATTCACGGGCTAATTGCTCTTTATCAAGAACAAATGAGCTATGGTGCAGAAATTGTAAGCTTAACTGAATTGTTCTTCAAAGAGGACATCACATACAATGAGGAAGCAAAAGCAGTTCTAGAAGGTGAACAGGTTCCTGAAGTGTTATCAGCATTTATTAATGAGCTAAAAATTGTTGAAGACTTTTCAGCAGACAATGTAAAGGCCTCAATTAAAGCTGTCCAAAAGGCTACTGGTCAAAAGGGCAAGAACTTGTTTATGCCAATTCGTGTTGCCATTACTGGTCAAATGCACGGTCCTGATTTACCGAAATCAATAGCGGTTTTAGGTAAAAGTAAAGTGATTTCAAGATTAGAAAATATTATTAGTTAACTTTTTATCAAAAATGTAATATAGTAGGGTTAAACCAATAGTTAAAACGTTGATAAGGAGAGTAAAGATTTACTTCCTTTTTAGAGAAAACCTCCATTGGCTGAAAGAGGTTTATGTGAAGTAATTCTTGAAATGCACCTTTGAGTCTTTTGCTAAACGTCCACACGTGATTAGTAAGTAAAAGCGTATCGCTCTACGTTAAAGAGCCAAAGTTGAGGTCATGAGGCGTCTTAGTGCGTGATTAAGCTTCTCATACCTAAACAGAGTGGAACCGCGCATAACAAGCGTCTCTGTATTTTTTACAGAGACGCTTTTTTTTGTACCTACAATTACCTTATTTTACGGCGCAAATGGGATTGGGAAACTGGAATAGTCCTTACCTTTAGGGCTAAAGTGAAAAATTAAACAAAAGTGATGATTGGAGGGATAGTCGTGTTTAGCATGATGAAAGAAGATGTAGAGGTCGTGTTCGAACAAGATCCAGCTGCTAGAAACTACTTTGAGGTCATATTAACGTACTCTGGATTACATGCGATTTGGGGTCATCGTATTGCTCATGCATTTTACAAAAAGAAACTTTTCTTCTTAGCGAGAACAGTTTCTCAAATTAGCCGATTTTTTACAGGAGTTGAAATCCATCCTGCTGCAAGAATTGGTCGCAGGTTTTTTATTGATCACGGTATGGGAGTCGTAATCGGTGAAACCTGTGAAATTGGTGATAATGTTACGGTTTTCCAAGGAGTTACTCTAGGTGGAACTGGTAAGGAAAAAGGTAAAAGGCACCCTACAATTAAAGATCATGCATTAATTGCCACAGGAGCAAAAGTGTTAGGATCTATCACTGTTGGTGCATACTCTAAAATAGGAGCAGGTTCTGTTGTACTGAAGGATGTTCCAGATCATTCAACTGTTGTGGGAATTCCAGGTAGAGTAGTCATACAAAACGGTAGACGGGTTGATCAAGATCTAAATCACTGTGATTTACCAGATCCAGTTGCAGATCGTTTTAAAGAGTTAGAGTCAGAGCTTTCAAGCTTAAGAAATGAAGTACAACAGTTAAGGAAAGGAACGAGTGAACATGACAATAAAGTTGTACAATACGCTAACAAGGCAAAAGGAAACGTTTGAACCACTTGAAGCAGGGAAAGTGAAAATGTATGTATGTGGTCCAACAGTCTATAATTATATTCATATAGGAAATGCCAGACCAGCAATCGTTTACGATACAGTAAGAAGATACTTAGAATATAGTGGATATGAAGTAAACTTTGTATCTAACTTTACTGATGTTGATGATAAATTAATTAAAGCAGCAAATGAACTTGGCGAGGATGTACCAACAATTGCAGAGCGCTTTATCGATGCTTATTTTGAAGATGTTTCGGCACTTGGATGCAAGCGGGCTACAATTCACCCACGTGTTACCGAAAGCATTGATATTATCATTGACTTTATTCAAGCATTGATTGATAAAGGATATGCTTATGAGGCTGGTGGAGATGTTTATTATAAAACAAGAGAATTTAAGGAGTATGGTAAGCTTTCACATCAGTCAATTGATGAACTACGTTTAGGTAACCGGATTGGTGTAGGAGAGAAGAAACTTGATGCGCTGGATTTTGTTTTGTGGAAAGCGGCGAAGGAAGGAGAAATTTCCTGGGAAAGTCCTTGGGGGAATGGTCGACCTGGTTGGCATATAGAATGCTCAGCTATGGCAAAAAAATATCTTGGAGATACGATAGACATACATGCAGGTGGCCAAGATTTAACCTTCCCACACCATGAGAATGAAATTGCTCAATCAGAGGCTTTAAATCAAAAACCATTTGCAAAGTACTGGATGCATAATGGTTATATAAATATAAATAATGAAAAGATGTCTAAATCATTAGGAAATTTCGTATTAGTCCACGATATCATTAAAGAAATTGACCCACAAGTTGTTCGTTTCTTTATGCTATCTGTCCATTATCGACATCCAATCAACTTTTCACAAGATTTATTGGAAAGTACAAAAAATGCATTTGAACGATTAACTACATCTTATGTTAATCTTCAACACCGAAAGAATAGTAGCACAAATTTGACTGATAACAATGGATGGTGGCTTAGTAAAATCAACGAATATCATCTTCAGTTTAAAAAAGAGATGGATGATGATTTTAATACAGCTAATGCAATATCTGTTCTGTTTGACTTGTCAAAACAAGCGAACTACTATTTACAGGAACAAAATACGTCAGAGGAAGTCATTCAAGCTTTTCTTAATGAGTTCGATCAATTAGGAGCAGTGTTAGGTGTTAAATTTGCACAGGCAGATCTTCTGGATGATGAAATTGACTTAATGATTGAGCAACGTATTCAAGCTAGAAAAGACCGTAATTTTGCATTAGCAGATGAAATTCGTGATAAATTAAAAGACTTAAATATTATTTTAGAGGATACGCCTCAAGGAACAAGATGGAAACGTAGTTAATTGATTATGTTTTTAGATATGAGGGAATAAAGATAGTAAGAGTTTTAACGTTGATTAAGGCGAATAGAGCGGGACTTGTAGCGATGGTTCCGTCTATCCTTCATTTTTGGAATTGTTGCTAAACGCCATTTGGCATTTGTATAGAAAAGAGGAACATCATGTTTTTAGATTTTGAAACAATTAAAGATTCGAAGCTTTTGAATAGCTTAGCATTGGCTTATATAGGTGATGCTGTCTATGAAATTTATGTAAGGCATCACCTTATAGCCAAAGGGAATATACGACCAAACCAGCTTCATAACCAAGCGAAAAGGTATGTTTCTGCAAAAGCTCAAGCTAGTATTTTGCATCATTTATTCTCATCAGAGAGCTTTACTGAAGAAGAATTAGCTGTTATTAGACGGGGGAGAAATGCAAAATCAGGGACAATTCCGAAAAACACAGATGTACAAACATACCGATATAGTACAGCGTTTGAAGCGTTGATCGGACATCTTTATTTAGAAAAAAAGCATAATCGAATGGAAGAACTGATACATGCTTCATTTGAGTTTATTAATGATTAAAGAAAGGAGGAAAGGCTAATGGATCAAGATTATATTATTGGACGTAATCCTGTAATAGAGGTGTTAAAGTCATCTCGAGATATTAATAAAATATGGGTTGCTGAAAATTCATTAAAAGGACAAGCACAGCAAATAACGAAGCTTGCAAAAGAAAAAGGTGTAACGATCAACTTTGTGCCAAAGAAGAAAATTGATCAAATGGTGGAAGGTAATCACCAAGGTGTGGTGGCACAAGTAGCTGCTTATGAATATGTTCATGTTGATGATATTTTACTTAATGCAGAAAAAAGAGGTGAACTACCTTTCCTACTGTTATTAGATGAAATTGAAGATCCACATAATTTAGGATCAATTATGAGAACAGCAGACGCTGTTGGTGCACATGGAATCGTGATTCCTAAAAGAAGAGCAGTAGGATTAACGGCTACAGTCGCTAAAGCTTCTACTGGTGCAATTGAATATATCCCCGTTGCCCGTGTAACAAACATGGCGAGAACAATAGAAGAATTAAAAGAACGAGGGGTTTGGATCGTAGGAACAGATGCCAAAGGTGCGGATGATTACCGTAATTTAGACGGAAAAATGCCACTAGCCCTCATTATAGGAAGTGAAGGAAAAGGAATTGGTCGTCTTATTAAAGAAAAATGCGACTTCTTAATTAAAATGCCAATGGTGGGACATGTTACATCATTAAATGCTTCTGTTGCAGCAAGCCTTTTGATGTATGAGGTATACAGAAAGCGACACCCTTTAGGGGAGTAGAATGAAATGGATATCCTATTAGTTGATGGATATAACATTATCGGGGCTTGGCCCTTTTTACAAAGGCTTAAGAAGGACAATCTTTCTGAGGCAAGAAATCAATTAATTGAAAAAATGGCTGAATATCAAGCCTATACTGGTTACCGAGTTATTATCGTTTTTGATGCACACCTTGTAAAAGGAATTGAAAAAAAGCAAAAAAACTATCGAGTAGAGGTTATTTTCACTCGAGAGAACGAGACTGCAGATGAGCGTATTGAAAAGCTAGCAATATCATTAAACAATATTAAAACTCAAGTTCATGTTGCTACATCGGATTTTACTGAACAATGGGCGATATTTGGGCAAGGTGCACTTCGTAAATCAGCGAGAGAGTTGTTGAATGAGATGGATTCCATAGAAGGTAGAATTAAACACAGAGTGAAAAAGATTGAGGAAAAACGTCCATCTTCAAAAATATTATTTCCTGATGATGTCATGGAAAAGCTAGAGAAGTGGCGCAGGGGGAATTTATAGTTGGTTGACGCTTACAAAATGCATGCTGTATAATATTGTTATCTTGTGTGCGGTCGGGGGGATCGGCTTGAATTCACCATTCAACAAGGGTAAGGTCAACAGGGAAGAATTTGGATTATTGGAAGACGAACAAGTGGTTGAACTCGTGCATAATGGAGATAGTGAAGCACTTGACTACTTAATTACTAAATATCGAAATTTTGTACGAGCAAAAGCAAGATCGTATTTTTTAATTGGTGCGGATCGAGAGGATATTATTCAAGAGGGAATGATTGGTTTATATAAAGCCATTCGTGACTTTAAAGAGGACAAGCTCACTTCATTTAAGGCATTTGCTGAATTATGTATTACCAGGCAAATCATTACCGCTATAAAAACCGCTACTCGTCAAAAACATATTCCGTTAAATTCTTATGTATCATTGGACAAGCCGATTTATGATGAAGAATCGGATCGGACATTAATGGATGTTATTTCCGGTGCAAAAGTTATGGACCCTGAAGAGCTCATCATTAATCAAGAGGAATTTGATGACATTGAGGTTAAGATGGGTGAATTATTAAGTGATTTAGAACGAAAGGTGCTGGTCTTATATTTAGACGGCCGTTCATATCACGAAATTTCAGAAGAATTAAATAGACACGTGAAGTCCATCGATAATGCATTGCAGCGTGTAAAGAGAAAACTTGAACGGTATTTAGAATTAAGAGAAATTAGTTTGTGAAAATCAAAAATTAGGCTGAATTTGATCGTTTATTGACGAAAAAACCTCACTATGATACAGTTTTATGGAATAAAAGTGAAACGGTAGGTGAGGAAATGCGAAAAAAAGTAACGTTGGCTTGTACTTCCTGTGGAAGTAGAAACTATACTACAATGAAAAATATAACGAGCACAAATGAACGGTTAGAAGTCAATAAATTTTGTAAAGTCTGTAATTCGCATACGAACCACCGTGAAACAAAGTAGTCTTCATAAATTATTTTATACGAAGTTTCCCTATTATTCCTGGAGGTAGCATTCATGCAACGTTTAGTTAATTTTTTCCGAGATGTATCTCGTGAAATGAAGAAGGTTAGTTGGCCGAAAGGTAAAGAATTGACAAGGTATACAATTACGGTTGTATCCACTGTAGTATTTGTTGGTGTTTTCTTTGCGGTCATTGACTTAGGTATTTCTTCTTTAATTCGTTTAATTTTTGAATAACAGATGGAAAATCGTGCTATAATAGAAAATATTAATCTTTCTCTGCAAAACCCGTTAAACGGGTTTTTTCATTGTTTAAAAAAGATTTAGTATTCATGTAGAATAATATAGATTTTCGTATTGGTGCGTTTAGTATAAAATCTACTGTGGGGAGGGAAGGACAAGTTGTCCTGACACTATGGAAAAGAATTGGTATGTTGTACACACATATTCAGGTTATGAAAATAAGGTAAAAGCAAATCTAGAGAAACGTGTAGAATCTATGGGCATGGAAGATAAAATATTCCGTGTGGTAGTACCTGAAGAGGAAGAAACAGATTATAAGGACGGCAAAAAGAAAGTTGTAAAGAAAAAAGTCTTCCCTGGATATGTACTAGTTGAGATTGTAATGACTGACGATTCTTGGTATGTTGTTCGTAATACGCCCGGAGTAACTGGGTTTGTTGGTTCGTCTGGTCATGGGTCAAAACCAACACCTCTATTACCTGATGAAGTGAGTTTCATCTTAAAACGCATGGGTATGGATGAGCGTAGAGTTGAATTTGATTACGAATTGAAAGAAACAGTGAAGGTCACAGAAGGACCGTTTGCAAACTTTACTGGATCGATCGAAGAAATTGATCAAGATAAAAATAAGCTTAAAGTTCTTGTTAATATGTTTGGACGTGAAACACCTGTAGAGTTGGACTTTGAACAGGTAAGTAAATTATAATCTAAAAAAACTTGAAATCAATTATGAAAAGTGTTAAACTTTCATAGGTCAGTATGTCTCAGGATTATGAGACAGAATTATGTTTTTACACTGATCAGAAATACAGTTATTTCTGAATCGATATGGGTAGGTAAGCTCGTCAATAAACTTGATTTGACTTGTTGCCCAAATTTTAACCATTCATATTACGAATGGCTTAGATGAGTGGGAGGGTATAACCCAATTACCACATCACGGACTTAAGGAGGTGTGTCTCGTGGCTAAAAAAGTAATTAAAATTGTAAAATTGCAAATTCCTGCAGCTAAAGCTAATCCAGCTCCACCAGTTGGTCCTGCATTAGGTCAAGCTGGTGTTAATATCATGGGATTCTGTAAAGAATTTAACGCTCGTACAGCTGATCAAGCTGGCTTAATCATTCCAGTTGAAATCACGGTATTCGAAGACCGTTCATTTACATTTATTACGAAAACTCCGCCTGCTGCTGTTCTTCTTAAAAAAGCGGCTGGAATTGAGTCTGGTTCTGGTGAACCAAACCGTAATAAAGTAGCGACAGTTAAGCGTGACAAAGTACGTGAAATAGCTGAAACAAAAATGCCTGATTTAAACGCAGCAAGCGTTGAATCAGCAATGCGTATGGTTGAAGGTACTGCACGTAGCATGGGTATCGTTATCGAAGACTAATTTTTTATTAGATTCGAATGTTTTTTGGGGTTGCGAGTTTGCTTAAAAACAAGTTCGCAACCTTTATTCGTGGGAGGTTATTCCGCTAAAACCACTAAGGAGGAAATAAAAATGGCTAAAAGAGGTAAAAAGTTAGTAGAAGCTGCTAAGCTTGTAGATCGTACTAAGTTTTATGCGGTTCAAGAAGCAGTGGAACTAGTTAAAAAAACTAGTGTTGTTAAGTTTGACGCAACTGTAGAAGTTGCTTTCCGTTTAGGAGTTGACCCTAAGAAAGCTGACCAACAAATTCGTGGTGCAGTAGTACTTCCTAATGGTACTGGTAAAACTCAACGTGTATTAGTATTTGCTAAAGGCGAGAAAGCGAAAGAAGCTGAAGCTGCTGGTGCAGATTTCGTTGGTGATGCTGATTATATCACTAAAATCCAACAAGGTTGGTTTGACTTCGATGTAATCGTTGCGACACCAGACATGATGGGTGAAGTTGGTAAATTAGGTCGTGTATTAGGACCAAAAGGTTTAATGCCAAACCCTAAAACTGGAACTGTAACATTTGATGTTACAAAAGCTGTTAATGAAATTAAAGCTGGTAAGGTTGAATACCGTCTTGATAAAGCTGGTATCATCCATGTTCCTATCGGTAAAGTATCATTTGACGATAGCAAACTAGTTGAAAACTTCACAACAGTTTTCGAAACATTATTAAAAGCAAAACCAGCTGCAGCAAAAGGAACTTATATGAAGAGTGTTAATACTACTTCTACAATGGGACCTGGCGTTAAAGTTGACACTTCAAGTTTTTCTGTAAAATAATAACTATTGACTTAGTGAAATAGTTTATATATAATTAGCAATGTTGTTTTAAATAAATATCGCTATACCGTAGACAGTAGGTGCTTGTAAAGCTTAAATCCCTACCGAGGTGTATTTACGAATAAAGCATTTGTTTGCTTGTTGTTGTATATACAAACCTCCATGTCTATCGTGGAGGTTTTTCCATGCAGCCATCACCGAACGGTAATAGTGTCACACATGAAACTACAGGAGGTGTAACAATGAGCGCAATTATCGAACAAAAGAAACAGATCGTTGACGAGATTACTACTAAATTTCGTGAAAGCAAATCTACTATCGTTGTAGACTACCGTGGATTAACTGTAGGTGAAGTTACTGAACTACGTAAGCAATTACGTGATGCAGGTATCGACTTCAAAGTATACAAAAACACGATGACTCGCCGTGCTGTAGAACAAGCTGAACTTACTGGTCTTAATGACGCCTTAACTGGTCCGAATGCGATTGCATTCAGTTCTGAGGATGTTGTTGCTCCAGCAAAAATTTTAAATGACTTCGCTAAAAAGCATGAAGCACTTGAAATCAAAGCTGGTGTAATTGAAGGTAATATCGCTACAGTTGAAGAAGTTAAAGCTCTTGCTGAACTTCCATCACGCGAAGGTTTACTTTCTATGTTGCTTAGCGTTCTTCAAGCTCCAATCCGTAACCTTGCACTTGCTACTAAAGCTGTTGCAGATCAAAAAGAAGAACAAGGCGCATAATTCAATTAGCCTATTATTCATTTAGTAATAAAACATTAAAAGG encodes:
- the ispF gene encoding 2-C-methyl-D-erythritol 2,4-cyclodiphosphate synthase; protein product: MIRIGQGYDVHQLVEGRPLIIGGIEIPYEKGLLGHSDADVLLHTVADACLGAIAEGDIGKHFPDTDPNFKDADSAKLLIHVWKLVKERGYELGNIDCTIIAQKPKMAPHIGNMRERIAELLEADISQVNVKATTTEKLGFTGRQEGIASQATVLIQKRK
- the gltX gene encoding glutamate--tRNA ligase, translated to MANEVRVRYAPSPTGHLHIGNARTALFNYLFAKNQGGKFIVRIEDTDKKRNIEGGEESQLKYLKWLGIDWDESVDVGGEYGPYRQSERNEIYKKYYEQLLEKGLAYKCYCTEEELEKEREEQIARGETPQYSGKHADITVEEQKSLEDQGLQPSIRFRVPANREFRFKDMVKGDISFESEGMGDFVIVKKDGTPTYNFAVAVDDHLMEISHVLRGEDHISNTPKQIMIYEAFGWDVPVFGHMTLIVNENRKKLSKRDESIIQFIEQYEELGYLSDALFNFIALLGWSPGGEEEVYNKEQLIEIFDPARLSKSPAVFDTQKLAWMNNQYIKQLELDVLISLSLPHLIKAGKVSDNMSEEEAERIHGLIALYQEQMSYGAEIVSLTELFFKEDITYNEEAKAVLEGEQVPEVLSAFINELKIVEDFSADNVKASIKAVQKATGQKGKNLFMPIRVAITGQMHGPDLPKSIAVLGKSKVISRLENIIS
- the cysE gene encoding serine O-acetyltransferase — encoded protein: MMKEDVEVVFEQDPAARNYFEVILTYSGLHAIWGHRIAHAFYKKKLFFLARTVSQISRFFTGVEIHPAARIGRRFFIDHGMGVVIGETCEIGDNVTVFQGVTLGGTGKEKGKRHPTIKDHALIATGAKVLGSITVGAYSKIGAGSVVLKDVPDHSTVVGIPGRVVIQNGRRVDQDLNHCDLPDPVADRFKELESELSSLRNEVQQLRKGTSEHDNKVVQYANKAKGNV
- the cysS gene encoding cysteine--tRNA ligase, whose protein sequence is MTIKLYNTLTRQKETFEPLEAGKVKMYVCGPTVYNYIHIGNARPAIVYDTVRRYLEYSGYEVNFVSNFTDVDDKLIKAANELGEDVPTIAERFIDAYFEDVSALGCKRATIHPRVTESIDIIIDFIQALIDKGYAYEAGGDVYYKTREFKEYGKLSHQSIDELRLGNRIGVGEKKLDALDFVLWKAAKEGEISWESPWGNGRPGWHIECSAMAKKYLGDTIDIHAGGQDLTFPHHENEIAQSEALNQKPFAKYWMHNGYININNEKMSKSLGNFVLVHDIIKEIDPQVVRFFMLSVHYRHPINFSQDLLESTKNAFERLTTSYVNLQHRKNSSTNLTDNNGWWLSKINEYHLQFKKEMDDDFNTANAISVLFDLSKQANYYLQEQNTSEEVIQAFLNEFDQLGAVLGVKFAQADLLDDEIDLMIEQRIQARKDRNFALADEIRDKLKDLNIILEDTPQGTRWKRS
- a CDS encoding Mini-ribonuclease 3 — protein: MFLDFETIKDSKLLNSLALAYIGDAVYEIYVRHHLIAKGNIRPNQLHNQAKRYVSAKAQASILHHLFSSESFTEEELAVIRRGRNAKSGTIPKNTDVQTYRYSTAFEALIGHLYLEKKHNRMEELIHASFEFIND
- the rlmB gene encoding 23S rRNA (guanosine(2251)-2'-O)-methyltransferase RlmB translates to MDQDYIIGRNPVIEVLKSSRDINKIWVAENSLKGQAQQITKLAKEKGVTINFVPKKKIDQMVEGNHQGVVAQVAAYEYVHVDDILLNAEKRGELPFLLLLDEIEDPHNLGSIMRTADAVGAHGIVIPKRRAVGLTATVAKASTGAIEYIPVARVTNMARTIEELKERGVWIVGTDAKGADDYRNLDGKMPLALIIGSEGKGIGRLIKEKCDFLIKMPMVGHVTSLNASVAASLLMYEVYRKRHPLGE
- a CDS encoding NYN domain-containing protein gives rise to the protein MDILLVDGYNIIGAWPFLQRLKKDNLSEARNQLIEKMAEYQAYTGYRVIIVFDAHLVKGIEKKQKNYRVEVIFTRENETADERIEKLAISLNNIKTQVHVATSDFTEQWAIFGQGALRKSARELLNEMDSIEGRIKHRVKKIEEKRPSSKILFPDDVMEKLEKWRRGNL
- the sigH gene encoding RNA polymerase sporulation sigma factor SigH, producing the protein MNSPFNKGKVNREEFGLLEDEQVVELVHNGDSEALDYLITKYRNFVRAKARSYFLIGADREDIIQEGMIGLYKAIRDFKEDKLTSFKAFAELCITRQIITAIKTATRQKHIPLNSYVSLDKPIYDEESDRTLMDVISGAKVMDPEELIINQEEFDDIEVKMGELLSDLERKVLVLYLDGRSYHEISEELNRHVKSIDNALQRVKRKLERYLELREISL
- the rpmG gene encoding 50S ribosomal protein L33 — protein: MRKKVTLACTSCGSRNYTTMKNITSTNERLEVNKFCKVCNSHTNHRETK
- the secE gene encoding preprotein translocase subunit SecE, which gives rise to MQRLVNFFRDVSREMKKVSWPKGKELTRYTITVVSTVVFVGVFFAVIDLGISSLIRLIFE
- the nusG gene encoding transcription termination/antitermination protein NusG, which translates into the protein MEKNWYVVHTYSGYENKVKANLEKRVESMGMEDKIFRVVVPEEEETDYKDGKKKVVKKKVFPGYVLVEIVMTDDSWYVVRNTPGVTGFVGSSGHGSKPTPLLPDEVSFILKRMGMDERRVEFDYELKETVKVTEGPFANFTGSIEEIDQDKNKLKVLVNMFGRETPVELDFEQVSKL
- the rplK gene encoding 50S ribosomal protein L11 yields the protein MAKKVIKIVKLQIPAAKANPAPPVGPALGQAGVNIMGFCKEFNARTADQAGLIIPVEITVFEDRSFTFITKTPPAAVLLKKAAGIESGSGEPNRNKVATVKRDKVREIAETKMPDLNAASVESAMRMVEGTARSMGIVIED
- the rplA gene encoding 50S ribosomal protein L1, with protein sequence MAKRGKKLVEAAKLVDRTKFYAVQEAVELVKKTSVVKFDATVEVAFRLGVDPKKADQQIRGAVVLPNGTGKTQRVLVFAKGEKAKEAEAAGADFVGDADYITKIQQGWFDFDVIVATPDMMGEVGKLGRVLGPKGLMPNPKTGTVTFDVTKAVNEIKAGKVEYRLDKAGIIHVPIGKVSFDDSKLVENFTTVFETLLKAKPAAAKGTYMKSVNTTSTMGPGVKVDTSSFSVK
- the rplJ gene encoding 50S ribosomal protein L10 yields the protein MSAIIEQKKQIVDEITTKFRESKSTIVVDYRGLTVGEVTELRKQLRDAGIDFKVYKNTMTRRAVEQAELTGLNDALTGPNAIAFSSEDVVAPAKILNDFAKKHEALEIKAGVIEGNIATVEEVKALAELPSREGLLSMLLSVLQAPIRNLALATKAVADQKEEQGA